The following coding sequences lie in one Anomaloglossus baeobatrachus isolate aAnoBae1 chromosome 7, aAnoBae1.hap1, whole genome shotgun sequence genomic window:
- the LOC142245997 gene encoding uncharacterized protein LOC142245997, with amino-acid sequence MNFKAREEAWLCQINDMLKGDSTLVLDTSGTGAKEYFNKMKELLRKKTRTWWNCTFLQRYVEMGLIPRGLRVQVFPSFVVDNEVFKNRWENAATTCSRQFLELLIDLDKESLKTLEVEIIELYNNMEKNLTPAALKKCNEDLDTEVDIWGKEIQGRKIQKLQRDLEDKQSNKMYRWRNKKERSHPYYRPGFNRSRSGSMTSCTSGEETATGGNGSMPMRGNHETGRINWNNRLRPSKNKNQAQTKNKTGGELQDL; translated from the coding sequence ATGAATTTCAAAGCCCGCGAGGAGGCGTGGCTATGTCAAATTAATGATATGCTGAAGGGGGATTCCACTTTGGTTTTAGACACTTCTGGCACGGGGGCCAAGGAATATTTTAACAAAATGAAGGAATTGTTGAGAAAAAAGACGAGGACATGGTGGAATTGTACTTTTCTTCAGCGCTATGTGGAAATGGGGCTAATCCCCCGAGGACTTAGAGTCCAGGTATTCCCTTCCTTTGTGGTGGACAATGAAGTATTTAAAAATAGATGGGAGAATGCCGCCACTACCTGCTCGAGACAATTTCTTGAGCTTCTGATAGATCTTGATAAGGAATCCCTTAAAACCCTAGAGGTGGAAATTATTGAACTCTATAACAATATGGAAAAAAACTTGACACCAGCTGCTTTGAAAAAGTGCAATGAGGATCTTGATACTGAGGTTGATATCTGGGgtaaagaaatacaggggaggaagATCCAAAAATTACAGAGAGATCTGGAAGATAAACAGAGTAATAAAATGTATAGATGGCGTAATAAGAAGGAGAGATCACACCCCTATTATAGACCTGGATTCAATCGATCCAGATCCGGATCAATGACTTCGTGTACTTCAGGGGAGGAAACTGCAACTGGTGGAAATGGATCCATGCCCATGAGGGGTAATCATGAAACAGGGAGAATTAATTGGAATAATCGATTGCGGCCATCTAAAAATAAGAACCAGGCTCAAACCAAGAATAAAACTGGTGGGGAGCTGCAG